The genomic segment GCGTCCCCGTGATCGCCCAACGCATCACCCCGATCGCCCCCAGTCCGTCCAGGCGGTCTGCATCGCGCACCACGCGCGCCTCCAGCGTCTGCGGCTCGATCCCGCGACTAAAGCTGTGGGCCAGCACCGCATGCAGAATCGCCTCGCGCTCCGCTGTCGGCACCCCATAAGCGGCCAGCAGCTCAGCGGCCAACTCCTGCGACAGATCAGCATGATGCCGCCCTTGAGCAGCAGGCGCCTGAGCAGTGAGCGCCCTCTCCTCTGGCGCCACCCGTCCCAGATCGTGCAGCAGGGCTGCCGTCCCCACCACAAAGCGATCCGCCCCCTCGCGCTGCGCAATGGCCAGCGCCAGCCGATAGACACGCTCAATATGATCCCAGCCGTGCGCCAGATCGACCCTCCCCGACCTCAGAAAACGTTCCTCCACCTCGCGGTACACCTGCCCCAACACAGCATCTCTATCGAAAGCCTCTGTCATTGACGTGCAACATCGTCCTTTCTACACTGTCTTTCCGCTCGCACTTGATGGCATCGGTCCCCACCCATGCGAGCCGCCTGGCCAGGGCGACAGCGCCGCCGCCCCTCCTGGCTCGACCGACCCACCCTGGTCAGCGTCACTCAGCCTAAGCAGATCCATTCTACACCATCGCCGGCCATTCTGCCCGAAGCCCGGGCCTTCCTTCCGCACCCATCTCCTCGCGCTCCTCGCGCCACCTCACCCATCTCTCCCCCTGAAAATTTTCGCCGGGGCCTTGACAAAAGCCCATTCCCCGACTATATTCTATTTGAAACCGCTTACGTAATCGTTTGCGGTACCGATTTCGTCACCAACAGAAATGCAAGGATGCTTTCGCTCCCTCCCCCAGCCTGCAGAACCTGCCTGGCGGGTTCTGCAGGGCGAGGAGCGGTGACCTGGGAGAGAGAAGCGCAAAGAGGCTTGCCGTCAAGAAAGGGAGCGGCGGTGGAGACAGCAGGGCAAAGGGGGTGCCGCCGTACCTGACGTGGCCAGCAAGCCGGGCATGAAGCAAGCGAAGGGAAGGACCCGGCCCGGGAGAGGAGGGGCACAGACACAACCTCTTTCTCCCGGGGACTCCTCGTTCGGTCAGAGGCGGGTGCCGTGGCTGACTCTCTGATTCAGTCGCGGCACCGCTCTTTTTGGCCTGCCTGTCTCCCCTCCTTTGGAGTGGCTTCCTGGCTCTTCTCCTGGTTCCCCTCTGCCTGCCCTTGACAAGTGGTGTGGCCTGGGCGTACCCTGAATATGGGTGACCGGTCACTCACCAAAAACGGTGGACCCTCAAGCGGAGGCAGCCGCTGTCAAGGAGCCAGACCATGCCGAAGATCGTCGACGAGCAGACGCGCGAAGCCACGCGCCAGCGTATCCTGCGCATAGCGGCCCGGGAGTTCGCGCGCCTGGGCTTTGAGCAGGCCAACATCAACCTCATTGCGGAGCAGGCCGGGATTGGCAAGGGGACCATCTATCTCTACTTTGAGAGCAAGAGAGCCTTATTTCTAGAGATGCTGCGCTTCATTGCTCAGGCCCACCTGCAAGAGATCCGTGCCGCTCTGGCGGCGGGGGAGACCGTGCAGCAGCGCCTGGAGGGTCTCTTTCTCGCCTTTGTCAGGCTAGCGGAGCAAGAGAGCGATAGCTTCCACGTCTTCATGAGCGCGCTCTATGGCGTCAACCGCCTCTTCCAACAAGAGGCGACGGCCCTACTGAGGGAGTACGTCGCGGCCATTGCCCGTCTGCTCGCCGAGGGTCAGGAGCGGGGCGAGCTGAGCGTCCAGCAGCTAGAGGCCAGCGCCCTGATGGTGCTCTCGGTGACCGAATCCTACGTCCTGGCGGCGCGCGTCCTGGGCTACCCGGCCTCTGTGCTCGCGGACCAGGCCGGGGCGGTGGCCGACTTCATCCTGCATGGTCTCGCGCCCTCAGCCCGCCGCTCCCCTGATCGGCAGGAATAAAGCGCGGTGGCGCGCCCTCCCTGCTCGCTTTTTGGCGCTGATTTTGACTGACCACCCACCCATCATCATACAGAGGAGGCAGATACCGCATGCTGAGCGAGAGACTGATCGTCGGCCTTCGGCGCTGGGAGCGTCGTGGGGGCCGGGAGCGTCGCGAGAAAGGAGTAGAGCGTCCTTATCTGCTCTGGAAATGGCTGCTACTCAGCAGTGCCATTGGTCTGGTAGCTGGTCTGGGGGCCATCGCCTTTTTCGAGGCCATTCACCTGGCGAGCGCCTTTTTCCTTGGCGTACTGATTGGCTATCGACCGCCTGATCCGACTGGTGAAGGCAGTACGGTCTGGGCGCCATTGTGGGGTGCAGCTCGTCCCTGGCTGCTGCCGCTGGTGACGACCGGTGGTGGTCTGCTGGCCGGCCTCATCGTTTTTCTCTGGGCGCCCGAGGCTGAAGGGCACGGGACCGATGCGGCCATCGCGGCCTTTCATCAGGGCAGGCCGATCCGGGCGCGTGTTCCCCTCATCAAGCTCGTTGCCTCGGCCATCACCATTGGCTCCGGTGGTTCTGGCGGGCGTGAGGGGCCTGCCGCCCAGATCAGCGCTGGCTTCGGCTCCCTCCTGGCGACGCTGCTACATCTTGAGGCCCACGAGCGCCGTCTGGCGATTGCCACAGGGATCGGCGCCGGTATTGGCGCCATCTTTCGGGCGCCGCTTGGGGGGGCCGTGCTGGCTGCCGAGATCCTCTACAAGGACGATCTAGAGGTTGAGGCGCTTCTGCCGGCGCTGATCGCCTCCATTGTCGGCTATAGTGTCTTTGGGGCCTTCTCGGGCTGGAGTCCCATCTTTGCCGTTCCTGCCAACCTGGCCTTCAGCTCGCCCCTGCAGCTCCTCTGGTATGGCCTGCTGGGAGTAGGCTGCGGCCTGGTTGGGCGGGCCTATGCCACGGGCTTCTACGGACTGACGGCCCTCTTTCACCGTCTGCCGCTCCCGCGCTGGCTCAAACCGGCTCTGGGCGGTCTGCTGGTGGGTCTCATCGGCCTGGCGGTTCCCCAGGTACTGGGCATGGGCTATGGCTGGGTGCAGC from the Thermogemmatispora onikobensis genome contains:
- a CDS encoding HD domain-containing protein gives rise to the protein MTEAFDRDAVLGQVYREVEERFLRSGRVDLAHGWDHIERVYRLALAIAQREGADRFVVGTAALLHDLGRVAPEERALTAQAPAAQGRHHADLSQELAAELLAAYGVPTAEREAILHAVLAHSFSRGIEPQTLEARVVRDADRLDGLGAIGVMRWAITGTLRATAETRPYDPADPFAERHTPDDRRYLLDHFYTKLLHLGKTMSTATGRALAQERLAFMQRYLEEFRRELTLAGLPG
- a CDS encoding TetR/AcrR family transcriptional regulator → MPKIVDEQTREATRQRILRIAAREFARLGFEQANINLIAEQAGIGKGTIYLYFESKRALFLEMLRFIAQAHLQEIRAALAAGETVQQRLEGLFLAFVRLAEQESDSFHVFMSALYGVNRLFQQEATALLREYVAAIARLLAEGQERGELSVQQLEASALMVLSVTESYVLAARVLGYPASVLADQAGAVADFILHGLAPSARRSPDRQE
- a CDS encoding chloride channel protein encodes the protein MLSERLIVGLRRWERRGGRERREKGVERPYLLWKWLLLSSAIGLVAGLGAIAFFEAIHLASAFFLGVLIGYRPPDPTGEGSTVWAPLWGAARPWLLPLVTTGGGLLAGLIVFLWAPEAEGHGTDAAIAAFHQGRPIRARVPLIKLVASAITIGSGGSGGREGPAAQISAGFGSLLATLLHLEAHERRLAIATGIGAGIGAIFRAPLGGAVLAAEILYKDDLEVEALLPALIASIVGYSVFGAFSGWSPIFAVPANLAFSSPLQLLWYGLLGVGCGLVGRAYATGFYGLTALFHRLPLPRWLKPALGGLLVGLIGLAVPQVLGMGYGWVQLWMQAGLSAWPLWVLLALPFLKILATGLSIGSGGSGGIFGPGMVIGAAVGAAFWRLLSPLVPGIPAVPAPFVIVAMMALFGGIAHAPLAVMLMVAEMTGNLSLLAPAMLAVGVAVLTVGEQSIYSSQLKTRADSPAHRRRWAFPLLSLLRVRQALLPPEPVLSSDLSLSQAESLLREWKIDSAAVIDEQGAWLGRLTLAQVLAVEASERERRRVTELLESRQALAVAPTDPLDQVLAMLVDQRYDWLPVVEERAGSRRLLGYVSARSILRAYQAARTAPVPSAEPGPEPEPFASSLLVQAGTGRESGQGLSGEG